A genomic window from Rattus norvegicus strain BN/NHsdMcwi chromosome 9, GRCr8, whole genome shotgun sequence includes:
- the Ankzf1 gene encoding tRNA endonuclease ANKZF1 isoform X2, whose translation MTRPAADAVVESRSGELFLPSVSSSAMLPAPRAAPVPASVSLLTLNGEAPLVRGLSLVSQAPGEALAWAPRTSCPGENTSSGRKVSPCSLDISDKLFCSACDQVFQNHQEQREHYKLDWHRFNLKQRLKNKPLLSASDFERQSSRGDLSSISGSEDSDSASEEDLLTLDEERAESEKPNRPPGFYPHRVLFRNAQGQFLYAYRCVLGPHQHVECLLMCLLDSSRKGRIAATKPAKWRSQTLRGAHGCSWAFCWCHFPRDVRDLLAGPTWSKALGEAETILLHAPRSGRSLFFGGQGAPLQRSDFRLWDIPLTTRRPTFGELQRVLHKLTTLQVYDEDPREMVRFHSPETHCKPVREERKRDTEKEKTKVPSDANKALGQDEEPLKQGSESQEEDGSEVELELVELTLGTLDLREFEVLPKRRKKRKKKERSQKQQCGAHGPLLQQPQDEPFSQPTQVVATPLDTLVDEAKAPGQPELWDMLLAACRAGEVEVLKLQLATGPVDPGVMSLLSAPLGSGGFTLLHAAAAAGRGLVVRLLLEAGADPTVHDSRARPPYTVAADRSTRNEFRRFMEKNLDAYDYSKARVPGPLTQEMEARQATRKKEQKAARRQREQQQRKQREQEEQEQEERRRFAALSDREKRALAAERRLAAQLGAPSPPVPDSAVVNAGRCWSCGVSLQGLIPFHYLDFSFCSTRCLRDHRSQAGRPSS comes from the exons ATGACCAGGCCGGCTGCCGACGCAGTAGTAGAATCTCGCTCTGGAGAGCTGTTTCTGCCCTCCGTTTCTTCTTCAGCCATGTTGCCAGCTCCACGTGCAGCCCCAGTCCCTGCCTCGGTTTCCCTGTTGACCCTCAACGGGGAAGCTCCACTTGTTCGGGGCCTGAGCCTGGTGAGCCAAGCTCCCGGGGAGGCTCTGGCCTGGGCGCCGCGTACTTCCTGTCCAG gaGAGAACACAAGCTCAGGGAGAAAAGTATCTCCATGTTCTCTGGATATTTCAGATAAATTATTTTGTTCAGCCTGTGACCAGGTCTTCCAGAACCACCAGGAACAG AGAGAACATTATAAACTTGATTGGCATCGCTTTAACCTAAAACAACGTCTCAAGAATAAGCCTCTCCTATCTGCTTCAGACTTTGAAAGGCAAAGCTCCAGAG GAGATCTTTCCAGCATCTCAGGATCAGAAGACTCAGACTCAGCCAGTGAAGAGGACTTGCTGACACTGGATGAGGAGAGGGCTGAATCTGAAAAACCCAACCGACCCCCTGGATTCTACCCACATCGGGTCCTTTTCAGAAACGCCCAGGGCCAGTTTCTTTATGCCTATCGTTGTGTCCTAGGCCCTCACCAG CATGTGGAATGTTTGTTGATGTGTCTTCTAGATTCCTCCAGAAAAGGCAGAATTGCTGCTACAAAACCTGCAAAATGGAGGTCCCAGACACTACGTGGTGCTCATGGCTGCAGCTGGGCATTTTGCTGGTGCCATTTTCCAAGG GATGTTCGTGACCTGCTGGCAGGGCCAACCTGGTCCAAAGCACTAGGAGAGGCAGAAACAATACTGCTGCATGCCCCACGCTCTGGCCGGTCCTTGTTCTTTGGAGGCCAAGGGGCACCCCTACAAAGGAGTGATTTCCGACTTTGGGATATCCCTCTCACCACCCGCAGACCCACTTTTGGAGAGCTTCAGCGTGTACTCCATAAGCTGACCACCTTGCAGGTGTATG ATGAAGACCCTCGAGAAATGGTCAGATTTCACTCTCCTGAGACACACTGCAAACcagtgagagaagagaggaaaagggatactgagaaagaaaaaacaaaggtcCCTAGTGATGCAAATAAGGCACTTGGGCAGGATGAAGAACCACTCAAACAAG GTTCCGAGTCTCAGGAAGAAGATGGCTCCGAAGTAGAGTTGGAGCTAGTAGAGCTGACACTGGGGACCCTGGATCTTCGTGAATTTGAAGTATTGCCCAAgcggaggaagaagaggaaaaagaaggagagaagtcaAAAGCAGCAATGTGGGGCACATGGGCCCCTTCTTCAGCAACCTCAAGATGAGCCATTCTCACAGCCAACCCAAGTGGTTGCAACCCCATTGGACACTTTGGTCGATGAGGCCAAAGCCCCTGGTCAACCAGAGCTCTGGGATATGCTTCTAGCTGCTTGTCGTGCTGGGGAAGTTGAGGTGCTAAAGCTGCAGCTAGCCACTGGGCCTGTAGACCCTGGAGTTATGTCCCTACTCAGTGCCCCTTTGGGCTCTGGTGGCTTTACTCTCCTGCATGCAGCAGCCGCAGCTGGAAGAGGCTTAGTAGTTCGTTTGCTGTTGGAGGCAGGTGCTGACCCCACTGTGCA TGACTCTAGGGCTCGGCCACCTTATACTGTAGCAGCTGACAGATCAACGCGTAATGAATTCCGGAGGTTCATGGAGAAGAATCTTGATGCTTATGATTACAGCAAGGCTCGG GTGCCAGGGCCATTGACTCAAGAAATGGAGGCCCGGCAGGCTACAAGGaaaaaggagcagaaggcagcTCGACGGCAGCGGGAGCAACAGCAGCGGAAGCAGAGGGAACAGGAAGAACAGGAGCAAGAGGAGCGAAGGCGGTTTGCTGCCCTCAGTGACCGAGAGAAG AGAGCTCTGGCTGCAGAGCGCCGACTTGCTGCCCAGTTGGGAGCCCCTAGCCCTCCAGTTCCTGACTCTGCAGTTGTCAATGCTGG GCGCTGCTGGAGTTGTGGTGTGTCCCTCCAAGGCCTCATTCCCTTTCACTACCTCGATTTCTCTTTCTGCTCCACACGTTGCCTTCGAGACCATCGCAGTCAGGCAGGGAGGCCGTCATCATGA
- the Ankzf1 gene encoding tRNA endonuclease ANKZF1 isoform X1: protein MTRPAADAVVESRSGELFLPSVSSSAMLPAPRAAPVPASVSLLTLNGEAPLVRGLSLVSQAPGEALAWAPRTSCPGENTSSGRKVSPCSLDISDKLFCSACDQVFQNHQEQREHYKLDWHRFNLKQRLKNKPLLSASDFERQSSRGDLSSISGSEDSDSASEEDLLTLDEERAESEKPNRPPGFYPHRVLFRNAQGQFLYAYRCVLGPHQIPPEKAELLLQNLQNGGPRHYVVLMAAAGHFAGAIFQGREVVAHKTFHRYTVRAKRGTAQGLQDAQGRASRSAGANLRRYNEAMLYKDVRDLLAGPTWSKALGEAETILLHAPRSGRSLFFGGQGAPLQRSDFRLWDIPLTTRRPTFGELQRVLHKLTTLQVYGSESQEEDGSEVELELVELTLGTLDLREFEVLPKRRKKRKKKERSQKQQCGAHGPLLQQPQDEPFSQPTQVVATPLDTLVDEAKAPGQPELWDMLLAACRAGEVEVLKLQLATGPVDPGVMSLLSAPLGSGGFTLLHAAAAAGRGLVVRLLLEAGADPTVHDSRARPPYTVAADRSTRNEFRRFMEKNLDAYDYSKARVPGPLTQEMEARQATRKKEQKAARRQREQQQRKQREQEEQEQEERRRFAALSDREKRALAAERRLAAQLGAPSPPVPDSAVVNAGRCWSCGVSLQGLIPFHYLDFSFCSTRCLRDHRSQAGRPSS from the exons ATGACCAGGCCGGCTGCCGACGCAGTAGTAGAATCTCGCTCTGGAGAGCTGTTTCTGCCCTCCGTTTCTTCTTCAGCCATGTTGCCAGCTCCACGTGCAGCCCCAGTCCCTGCCTCGGTTTCCCTGTTGACCCTCAACGGGGAAGCTCCACTTGTTCGGGGCCTGAGCCTGGTGAGCCAAGCTCCCGGGGAGGCTCTGGCCTGGGCGCCGCGTACTTCCTGTCCAG gaGAGAACACAAGCTCAGGGAGAAAAGTATCTCCATGTTCTCTGGATATTTCAGATAAATTATTTTGTTCAGCCTGTGACCAGGTCTTCCAGAACCACCAGGAACAG AGAGAACATTATAAACTTGATTGGCATCGCTTTAACCTAAAACAACGTCTCAAGAATAAGCCTCTCCTATCTGCTTCAGACTTTGAAAGGCAAAGCTCCAGAG GAGATCTTTCCAGCATCTCAGGATCAGAAGACTCAGACTCAGCCAGTGAAGAGGACTTGCTGACACTGGATGAGGAGAGGGCTGAATCTGAAAAACCCAACCGACCCCCTGGATTCTACCCACATCGGGTCCTTTTCAGAAACGCCCAGGGCCAGTTTCTTTATGCCTATCGTTGTGTCCTAGGCCCTCACCAG ATTCCTCCAGAAAAGGCAGAATTGCTGCTACAAAACCTGCAAAATGGAGGTCCCAGACACTACGTGGTGCTCATGGCTGCAGCTGGGCATTTTGCTGGTGCCATTTTCCAAGG AAGAGAAGTGGTGGCACACAAAACCTTTCACCGTTACACTGTGCGGGCCAAGCGGGGCACAGCCCAGGGCCTTCAGGATGCCCAGGGTAGGGCATCCCGCTCTGCTGGAGCCAACTTGAGGCGTTACAATGAAGCCATGCTCTACAAG GATGTTCGTGACCTGCTGGCAGGGCCAACCTGGTCCAAAGCACTAGGAGAGGCAGAAACAATACTGCTGCATGCCCCACGCTCTGGCCGGTCCTTGTTCTTTGGAGGCCAAGGGGCACCCCTACAAAGGAGTGATTTCCGACTTTGGGATATCCCTCTCACCACCCGCAGACCCACTTTTGGAGAGCTTCAGCGTGTACTCCATAAGCTGACCACCTTGCAGGTGTATG GTTCCGAGTCTCAGGAAGAAGATGGCTCCGAAGTAGAGTTGGAGCTAGTAGAGCTGACACTGGGGACCCTGGATCTTCGTGAATTTGAAGTATTGCCCAAgcggaggaagaagaggaaaaagaaggagagaagtcaAAAGCAGCAATGTGGGGCACATGGGCCCCTTCTTCAGCAACCTCAAGATGAGCCATTCTCACAGCCAACCCAAGTGGTTGCAACCCCATTGGACACTTTGGTCGATGAGGCCAAAGCCCCTGGTCAACCAGAGCTCTGGGATATGCTTCTAGCTGCTTGTCGTGCTGGGGAAGTTGAGGTGCTAAAGCTGCAGCTAGCCACTGGGCCTGTAGACCCTGGAGTTATGTCCCTACTCAGTGCCCCTTTGGGCTCTGGTGGCTTTACTCTCCTGCATGCAGCAGCCGCAGCTGGAAGAGGCTTAGTAGTTCGTTTGCTGTTGGAGGCAGGTGCTGACCCCACTGTGCA TGACTCTAGGGCTCGGCCACCTTATACTGTAGCAGCTGACAGATCAACGCGTAATGAATTCCGGAGGTTCATGGAGAAGAATCTTGATGCTTATGATTACAGCAAGGCTCGG GTGCCAGGGCCATTGACTCAAGAAATGGAGGCCCGGCAGGCTACAAGGaaaaaggagcagaaggcagcTCGACGGCAGCGGGAGCAACAGCAGCGGAAGCAGAGGGAACAGGAAGAACAGGAGCAAGAGGAGCGAAGGCGGTTTGCTGCCCTCAGTGACCGAGAGAAG AGAGCTCTGGCTGCAGAGCGCCGACTTGCTGCCCAGTTGGGAGCCCCTAGCCCTCCAGTTCCTGACTCTGCAGTTGTCAATGCTGG GCGCTGCTGGAGTTGTGGTGTGTCCCTCCAAGGCCTCATTCCCTTTCACTACCTCGATTTCTCTTTCTGCTCCACACGTTGCCTTCGAGACCATCGCAGTCAGGCAGGGAGGCCGTCATCATGA
- the Ankzf1 gene encoding tRNA endonuclease ANKZF1, whose product MTRPAADAVVESRSGELFLPSVSSSAMLPAPRAAPVPASVSLLTLNGEAPLVRGLSLVSQAPGEALAWAPRTSCPGENTSSGRKVSPCSLDISDKLFCSACDQVFQNHQEQREHYKLDWHRFNLKQRLKNKPLLSASDFERQSSRGDLSSISGSEDSDSASEEDLLTLDEERAESEKPNRPPGFYPHRVLFRNAQGQFLYAYRCVLGPHQIPPEKAELLLQNLQNGGPRHYVVLMAAAGHFAGAIFQGREVVAHKTFHRYTVRAKRGTAQGLQDAQGRASRSAGANLRRYNEAMLYKDVRDLLAGPTWSKALGEAETILLHAPRSGRSLFFGGQGAPLQRSDFRLWDIPLTTRRPTFGELQRVLHKLTTLQVYDEDPREMVRFHSPETHCKPVREERKRDTEKEKTKVPSDANKALGQDEEPLKQGSESQEEDGSEVELELVELTLGTLDLREFEVLPKRRKKRKKKERSQKQQCGAHGPLLQQPQDEPFSQPTQVVATPLDTLVDEAKAPGQPELWDMLLAACRAGEVEVLKLQLATGPVDPGVMSLLSAPLGSGGFTLLHAAAAAGRGLVVRLLLEAGADPTVHDSRARPPYTVAADRSTRNEFRRFMEKNLDAYDYSKARVPGPLTQEMEARQATRKKEQKAARRQREQQQRKQREQEEQEQEERRRFAALSDREKRALAAERRLAAQLGAPSPPVPDSAVVNAGRCWSCGVSLQGLIPFHYLDFSFCSTRCLRDHRSQAGRPSS is encoded by the exons ATGACCAGGCCGGCTGCCGACGCAGTAGTAGAATCTCGCTCTGGAGAGCTGTTTCTGCCCTCCGTTTCTTCTTCAGCCATGTTGCCAGCTCCACGTGCAGCCCCAGTCCCTGCCTCGGTTTCCCTGTTGACCCTCAACGGGGAAGCTCCACTTGTTCGGGGCCTGAGCCTGGTGAGCCAAGCTCCCGGGGAGGCTCTGGCCTGGGCGCCGCGTACTTCCTGTCCAG gaGAGAACACAAGCTCAGGGAGAAAAGTATCTCCATGTTCTCTGGATATTTCAGATAAATTATTTTGTTCAGCCTGTGACCAGGTCTTCCAGAACCACCAGGAACAG AGAGAACATTATAAACTTGATTGGCATCGCTTTAACCTAAAACAACGTCTCAAGAATAAGCCTCTCCTATCTGCTTCAGACTTTGAAAGGCAAAGCTCCAGAG GAGATCTTTCCAGCATCTCAGGATCAGAAGACTCAGACTCAGCCAGTGAAGAGGACTTGCTGACACTGGATGAGGAGAGGGCTGAATCTGAAAAACCCAACCGACCCCCTGGATTCTACCCACATCGGGTCCTTTTCAGAAACGCCCAGGGCCAGTTTCTTTATGCCTATCGTTGTGTCCTAGGCCCTCACCAG ATTCCTCCAGAAAAGGCAGAATTGCTGCTACAAAACCTGCAAAATGGAGGTCCCAGACACTACGTGGTGCTCATGGCTGCAGCTGGGCATTTTGCTGGTGCCATTTTCCAAGG AAGAGAAGTGGTGGCACACAAAACCTTTCACCGTTACACTGTGCGGGCCAAGCGGGGCACAGCCCAGGGCCTTCAGGATGCCCAGGGTAGGGCATCCCGCTCTGCTGGAGCCAACTTGAGGCGTTACAATGAAGCCATGCTCTACAAG GATGTTCGTGACCTGCTGGCAGGGCCAACCTGGTCCAAAGCACTAGGAGAGGCAGAAACAATACTGCTGCATGCCCCACGCTCTGGCCGGTCCTTGTTCTTTGGAGGCCAAGGGGCACCCCTACAAAGGAGTGATTTCCGACTTTGGGATATCCCTCTCACCACCCGCAGACCCACTTTTGGAGAGCTTCAGCGTGTACTCCATAAGCTGACCACCTTGCAGGTGTATG ATGAAGACCCTCGAGAAATGGTCAGATTTCACTCTCCTGAGACACACTGCAAACcagtgagagaagagaggaaaagggatactgagaaagaaaaaacaaaggtcCCTAGTGATGCAAATAAGGCACTTGGGCAGGATGAAGAACCACTCAAACAAG GTTCCGAGTCTCAGGAAGAAGATGGCTCCGAAGTAGAGTTGGAGCTAGTAGAGCTGACACTGGGGACCCTGGATCTTCGTGAATTTGAAGTATTGCCCAAgcggaggaagaagaggaaaaagaaggagagaagtcaAAAGCAGCAATGTGGGGCACATGGGCCCCTTCTTCAGCAACCTCAAGATGAGCCATTCTCACAGCCAACCCAAGTGGTTGCAACCCCATTGGACACTTTGGTCGATGAGGCCAAAGCCCCTGGTCAACCAGAGCTCTGGGATATGCTTCTAGCTGCTTGTCGTGCTGGGGAAGTTGAGGTGCTAAAGCTGCAGCTAGCCACTGGGCCTGTAGACCCTGGAGTTATGTCCCTACTCAGTGCCCCTTTGGGCTCTGGTGGCTTTACTCTCCTGCATGCAGCAGCCGCAGCTGGAAGAGGCTTAGTAGTTCGTTTGCTGTTGGAGGCAGGTGCTGACCCCACTGTGCA TGACTCTAGGGCTCGGCCACCTTATACTGTAGCAGCTGACAGATCAACGCGTAATGAATTCCGGAGGTTCATGGAGAAGAATCTTGATGCTTATGATTACAGCAAGGCTCGG GTGCCAGGGCCATTGACTCAAGAAATGGAGGCCCGGCAGGCTACAAGGaaaaaggagcagaaggcagcTCGACGGCAGCGGGAGCAACAGCAGCGGAAGCAGAGGGAACAGGAAGAACAGGAGCAAGAGGAGCGAAGGCGGTTTGCTGCCCTCAGTGACCGAGAGAAG AGAGCTCTGGCTGCAGAGCGCCGACTTGCTGCCCAGTTGGGAGCCCCTAGCCCTCCAGTTCCTGACTCTGCAGTTGTCAATGCTGG GCGCTGCTGGAGTTGTGGTGTGTCCCTCCAAGGCCTCATTCCCTTTCACTACCTCGATTTCTCTTTCTGCTCCACACGTTGCCTTCGAGACCATCGCAGTCAGGCAGGGAGGCCGTCATCATGA